In a single window of the Paramisgurnus dabryanus chromosome 23, PD_genome_1.1, whole genome shotgun sequence genome:
- the irx3b gene encoding iroquois-class homeodomain protein IRX-3b, with amino-acid sequence MSVPQLGYIRALHGPMAGRVGADLSASGSRSVLSNVMYGAPFSSAQGYSAFLPYSSDLTILSQLGSQYEFKDSPGVQHAGFPHASFYPYGHQYQYGDLSRSKNATRESTSTLKAWLSEHRKNPYPTKGEKIMLAIITKMTLTQVSTWFANARRRLKKENKMTWVPKTQTDEDGDGYTSDNEEGDRKDEDEEIDLENIDTENFEDKQDCEFGDDVKSVSKVSDRTEFETSEEYHHTEAEKNFVNNMMSDEKSDEAERDQMKKSPEAQQPLDNPPQKPKIWSLAETATTPDSPKKSSWRNCDAQAIRNPIHVQNWTKMAFSAHQMALTSHYLGLKQQSNLNNHIHMKHGDQRTHNL; translated from the exons ATGTCTGTCCCGCAGCTCGGGTATATCAGAGCGCTGCACGGGCCGATGGCGGGGCGCGTGGGCGCGGATCTGAGCGCGTCGGGCTCGCGCAGCGTCCTCTCTAATGTAATGTATGGAGCTCCATTCAGCAGCGCGCAGGGTTACAGCGCTTTCCTGCCGTACTCCAGTGACCTTACTATACTCAGTCAGCTG GGCTCACAGTACGAGTTTAAAGACAGCCCTGGTGTTCAGCATGCAGGGTTTCCTCATGCATCCTTCTACCCATACGGACATCAGTATCAGTATGGAGATTTATCCCGATCCAAGAACGCCACCCGTGAGAGCACCAGCACCCTGAAGGCCTGGCTCAGCGAGCACCGGAAAAACCCCTATCCCACCAAGGGTGAGAAAATCATGCTGGCCatcatcacaaaaatgacccTCACTCAGGTCTCCACATGGTTCGCCAACGCCCGCAGGAGACtaaaaaaagagaacaaaatGACCTGGGTTCCCAAAACGCAAACCGATGAGGACGGAGATGGGTACACGAGCGACAACGAGGAAGGAGACAGGAAAGACGAGGATGAGGAGATAGACTTGGAGAACATAGACACTGAGAATTTCGAAGACAAGCAGGATTGTGAATTTGGGGATGATGTGAAATCGGTGTCTAAAGTATCGGACAggactgaatttgaaacatctGAGGAATATCACCATACGGAAGCTGAAAAGAATTTTGTGAACAATATGATGAGTGATGAAAAATCAGATGAGGCTGAGAGAGATCAAATGAAAAAGAGTCCGGAAGCACAGCAGCCCTTAGACAATCCACCCCAAAAGCCCAAAATCTGGTCTTTAGCTGAAACTGCAACTACGCCAGATAGTCCCAAAAAGTCTTCTTGGAGGAACTGTGATGCTCAGGCGATCAGAAATCCTATCCATGTTCAAAACTGGACAAAAATGGCTTTCTCTGCCCATCAGATGGCATTAACCAGCCATTACCTTGGACTTAAACAGCAAAGCAACCTAAATAACCACATACACATGAAGCATGGAGACCAGAGGACTCACAACTTATGA